The nucleotide sequence TTCATCGCCTCGGTGATGCGCGACGTGTTCGAGGTCACGCCCCCGCTGCTCAAGGAATCGGCCTACGGCCTCGGTTCCACCACCTGGGAGGTCGTCTCCAAGGTCGTGCTGCCCTACACCAAGGCCGGCGTCGTCGGCGGCATCATGCTCGGCCTGGGCCGCGCGCTCGGCGAGACCATGGCCGTCACCTTCGTGATCGGCAACATGAACCAGCTGAACTCGCTGTCGGTGTTCGAGGCGGCCAACAGCATCACCTCGGCGCTCGCCAACGAGTTCGCCGAAGCCGGCGCCGGCCTGCACCAGGCCGCGCTGATGTACCTGGGCCTCGTGCTGTTCTTCATCACCTTCGTCGTGCTGTCGCTGTCGAAGGTGCTGCTGGCGCAGATGAAGAAGAGCGAAGGAAAGAAGTCGTGAGCACAAGCCAATCCCTCATCAACGCCAAGACCCTGGCCGAAACCCGCCAGGCCCGGTTCGCTTCGCGCAACCGCGTCAACAAGATCGCCCTCACGCTGTCGCTCGCCGCGATGGTGTTCGGCGTGTTCTGGCTCGTCTGGATCCTCTGGGAGACGCTGCGCCTCGGCATCGGCGGCCTGTCGATCGCGGCCTTCACCGAGATGACCCCGCCGCCGAACGAAGCGGGCGGCATCCTGAACGCGATCTTCGGCTCCTTCGTGATGGTGCTGCTGGCGACCTTCGTCGGTACGCCGATCGGCATCATGGCCGGCATCTACCTGGCCGAGTACAACCCCAAGGGCATGCTGTCCTCGGTCACGCGCTTCGTCAACGACATCCTGCTGTCGGCGCCGTCGATCGTGATCGGCCTGTTCGTCTACGCGGTGGTCGTGGCCTACTTCAAGAACTTCTCGGGCCTGGCCGGTGCGCTGTCGCTCGCGCTGATCGTGATCCCGGTCGTGATCCGCACCACCGAGAACATGCTGCAGCTGGTGCCCCCGGGCCTGCGCGAAGCCGCCTACGCCCTCGGCACGCCGAAGTGGAAGGTGATCCTGAGCATCACGCTGCGCGCCGCGCGCGCCGGTGTCGTGACCGGCATCCTGCTGGCCGTGGCCCGCATCGCCGGCGAGACCGCGCCGCTGCTGTTCACCGCGCTGAACAACCAGTTCTGGACCGCCGACGTGACGCAGCCGATGGCCAGCCTGCCGGTGACGATCTTCAAGTTCGCCATGAGCCCCTACGAGAACTGGCAACAGCTCGCCTGGGCTGGCGTGTTCCTGATCACCGTCGCGGTGCTCGCCCTCAACATCCTGGCGCGGGTCCTCACGCGCTCCAAGCACTGAAGCCGACGCGGCTTTCATGCACACAGCACAGAACGAACAAGAGAAACGCAACATGGCACCCATCACCGCTCCCACCGTCGCCGCATCGCCCGCGAAGATCTCGGTCAAGAACCTGAACTTCTACTACGGCAAGTTCCACGCGCTCAAGGGCATCAACCTCGAGATCCCCGAGAACAAGGTCACGGCCTTCATCGGCCCCTCGGGCTGCGGCAAGTCGACCTTGCTGCGCACCTTCAACCGCATGTTCGAGCTCTATCCCGAGCAGCGCGCCGAAGGCGCCATCGAGCTCGACGGCGAGAACCTGCTGACCAGCAAGCAGGACGTGGCGCTGATCCGCGCCAAGGTCGGCATGGTGTTCCAGAAGCCGACGCCGTTCCCGATGTCGATCTACGACAACATCGCCTTCGGCGTGAAGCTGTTCGAGAACCTCTCGGCCAGCGACATGGACGACCGCGTCGAATGGGCGCTGAAGAAGGCGGCCCTGTGGACCGAGGTGCGCGACAAGCTGCAGCAGAGCGGCTCGGGCCTCTCGGGCGGCCAGCAACAGCGCCTGTGCATCGCGCGCGGCATCGCGATCAAGCCCGAAGTGCTGCTGCTCGACGAACCCTGCTCGGCCCTGGACCCGATCTCGACCGCCAAGATCGAGGAACTGATCGCCGAGCTGAAGAACGAATACACGGTGGTCATCGTGACCCACAACATGCAGCAGGCCGCCCGCTGCAGCGACTACACCGCCTACATGTACCTGGGCGACCTGATCGAGTTCGGCGCCACCGAGCAGATGTTCTTCAAGCCGCAGCGCAAGGAGACCGAGGACTACATCACCGGCCGCTTCGGCTGATGCAACAACGCAAAGAGGACGACACCATGACTGAAAAACACCTCTCCAGCCAGTTCGACAGCGAACTCAACGGCGTCTCGTCGCGCGTGATGGAACTCGGCGGCATGGTCGAGTCGCAGATCCACCAGGCGATCTACGCGCTGCTGCAGTTCGATTCGGACGCGGCCGACCGCGTGATGGAAACCGAGCACCGCGTGAATGCGATGGAGATCGAGATCGACCGCGAGCTGTCGTCGATCATCGCGCGTCGCCAGCCGACCGCGCGCGACCTGCGCCTCTTGATCGCGATCTCGAAGACCACCGCGAACCTCGAGCGCGTGGGCGACGAGGCCAACAAGATCGCGCGCATGGTCAAGTCGATCATCGAGAGCGGCGCGTCGCGCATGCTGCCGACCACCGAGCTGCGCATCGCGGCCGACCTGGCGTCGAACCTGCTGCGCACCGCGCTCGACGCGTTCGCGCGCCTCGACACCGCCGCGGCGCTGTCGATCCTCAAGGACGACGACCTGATCGACAAGGAGTTCGACGGCTTCGTGCGCAAGCTGGTCACCTACATGATGGAAGACCCGCGCACCATCTCCGCCAGCCTCGACCTGCTGTTCCTGGCCAAGGCCATCGAGCGCATCGGCGACCACGCCAAGAACATCGCCGAGTTCATCATCTACATCGTCAAGGGTGCCGATGTGCGGCACACTTCGATGCAGGAAATCGAGTCGGCGCTGCAGTAACGGCCAGTACGACTGCGGCAAGACTCCCAAGAAAGCATGAAAAAACCCCGAGTCCTGATCGTCGAAGACGAGTCCTCGATCGCCGAGCTGATCGCCGTCAACCTCCGCCACAACGGCTTCGAGCCGATCTGGTCGGAGGATGGCGCGGCCGCCCAGCGCGAGATCGATGCCTTCCTGCCGGACCTGATCCTGCTCGACTGGATGCTGCCGGGCCAGAGCGGCCTGCAGCTCGCGCGCCAGTGGCGCAAGGACCCCCGTACCAAGGCCGTCCCGATCCTGATGCTGACCGCGCGCGGCGACGAGCCCGACAAGGTGGCCGGCCTCGATGCCGGTGCCGACGACTACATCACCAAGCCGTTCTCCACCCAGGAGATGCTGGCGCGCATCCGCGCCGTGCTGCGCCGCCGCGCGCCCGAGGTGGTGACCGAGCGCGTCGAGATCGGCGAGCTCGCGCTCGACACCGCCACCCACCGCGTGACCTGGCAGGGCAATGCGCTGAAGGTCGGTCCGACCGAGTTCAAGCTGCTGGCCTACCTGATGCAGCACGCCGAGCGCGTCCATAGCCGGGCCCAGCTGCTCGACAAGGTGTGGGGCGACCACGTCTACATCGAGGAGCGCACGGTCGACGTGCACGTCAAGCGCCTGCGCGAATCATTGGGTGCGGCCTCGCCGATGGTCGAGACGGTGCGCGGCGCCGGCTACCGCCTGACGGCCCAAGCCACCGTTTGACCGCCGTGAGCGTCTCCGCCCGCGGGCGCGGATAATCGCCCGCCATGCCGTTTCGTATCGCTACATTTTTAATAGCGTCTCTCCTCGGCGGAGCGGGCGTTACAGCCTTTTTCGGCTGGAAACTCGGCTGGCTCGGCGCCTGGGCCGGCGCGGTGGTCTGGCTGGGCTTCGATGCCTGGCGCGCCAAGCGGCTGCTGCTGATCCTGCGCAACGACGCGGTGGGCCTGCCCAGCCGCGGCGTCGGCATGTGGGGCGAGCTGGCCGAGCGCATCCGCAAGCTGCTGCGCGACCGCGAGCAGCAGATCCGCCAGGCCGAGGACCGGCTGCATGAGTTCCTGGCCGCGATCCAGGCCTCGCCCAATGGCGTGGTGCTGCTCGACGAGCAGGGCCGCATCGAGTGGTGTAACCAGACCGCGGCGGCGCAGTTCGGCATCGATGCCGAGCGCGACCTGCTGCAGCACCTGGCCAACCTCGTGCGCGATCCGGCTTTCGTCGCCTACCTCGCGTCGTGGAACTACAGCCGCGACGTCGTCATCGACGGCCACGGCCTGGGCGCCCAGCGCAGCCATCCGGTGCGGCTGTCGGTGCAGGTGCATCCCTACGCGGGCAACCGCCGCATGCTGCTCACGCGCGACATCACCGCGCTCGAGCAGGCCGAGGCGATGCGGCGCGACTTCGTGGCCAACGTCTCGCACGAGATCCGCACGCCGCTCACGGTGCTGGCCGGCTTCGTCGAGACGCTGCAGAACCTGCCGCTCGATGCCGACGAGCGCGCGCGCTACCTCGGCCTGATGGGACAGCAGTCGCATCGCATGGAAACGCTGGTCAACGACCTGCTGACCCTGTCGCGGCTCGAGGGCAGCGCCGCGCCCGGCGGTACCCAGTGGACCCGCATCCGCGCCTTGCTCGCGCAGTGCGAGGACGAGGGCCGTGGCCTGTCGGGCCGGCTCTCGCCGCAGCTGGGCCACAAGCTGTCGTTCGCCATCGATGCCGATTCCGAGGTGTCGGGCGCAGCCACCGAGCTGCAGAGCGCGATGTCGAACCTGCTGAGCAACGCGATCCGCTACACGCCCGGCGGCGGCGAGGTGGCGGTGAGCTGGCGCGTGCTGCCCGACGGCCGCGGCGAGTACGCGGTGAAGGACACCGGCCCGGGCATCGCGGCCGAGCACATCCCGCGGCTGACCGAGCGCTTCTACCGCATCGACCGAAGCCGCTCGCGCGAGACCGGCGGCACCGGGCTCGGGCTGGCGATCGTCAAGCACATCGCCCAGCGCCATGGCGCGGAGCTGCGCATCGAGAGCACGGTGGGCAAGGGTTCGCGCTTCGCGCTGCTGTTCCCGGCCACGCGCGTGCGCGAGGCACGGGTGATGGCGCGGCAGCCGGCCTGAACGGCCGCGGCGCTTTCACCGTTCAGCCGCTCAGCCGCGCACGCGGTGCGCCATGGTCCAGCGCAGCAACGCGCCGAACAGCAGCGCCGTGACGGCCAGCGCCGCGGCGCCCATGATCCAGAACGCCAGCGGCGACTGCATGGCCGGCCAGGGGCCGAGCCCGCGGTAGGCCAGCAGGTAGCTGCCGCCCAGGCCCACGACCCACAGCAGCGTGCAGTAGATCGCCAGCGGCGCGAGCGTGACCCGGTAGCAGCGCAGCACGAACACGCACAGCGTCTGCAGCGCATCGGCGAAGTGGTAGAGCGCCACCACGAGCAGCAGAGCGCCCGCGAGCGCGATCACGGCCGGCTTGTCCGAGTACACGGCCGCGAGCTGGAAGCGCAGTCCCCACATGGCGAGCGCGAACAGCAGCGCGCACAGCACCGTCAGCTCGAAGCCGGTGCGGCAGGCGCGCCGCGCCAGCACCGGATCGCCGGCGCCGAGCCAGAAGCTCACGCGCGCGCTGGTGGCGATCGCGAGCGACAGCGGCACCATGTAGGCCACGGCCAGCAGGTTGGCGGCGATCTGGTGCGCGGCGGCCGCGGTGGTGCCCAGGCGCGCGATGAACAGCGCCATCAGCGTGAACGAGGTGACCTCGACCAGCACCGCGAGCCCGGCCGGCACGCCCAGGCGCGCAAACTGGCCGATCTGCGCCCAGTCGGGCTTCTCGATCGATTGCCAGAGCCGGTAGCCGCGGTAGAACGGACTGGTGCGCAGCAGCCACACGGCGCAGCCGAGCATCGCCCAGTTGACGACCAGCGTGGCCCAGCCGCAGCCGACCAGGCCCATGGCCGGCAGGCCCGCGCCGCCGAAGGTGAACCAGACCGACAGCGGCAGCTTGATCGCCAGCGAGCCCAGCTGCAGCCAGGTCACGAGCTGCGGCTTGCCCAGGCTCTGGCTCAGCGTGCTGAAGAGGCGGAACAGCAGCGCGGGTGCGAGCCCGAAGGCCAGCACCATCAGGTAGGCCTCGACCTCGCCGCGCATCGCGGGCGGCACCTGGGTCCATTGCAGCGCCGGGCCCGGCAGCAGCAGCAGCGCCATGCCCACCACGATCGCCAGCCCCGCGAGGTAGAGCGACTGCCGCACCGAGCGGCCCACTTCGGCGCCGCGGCCGCCACCGTGCAGCTCGGCCCACACCGGCAGCAGGGCCTGCAGCACGCCCATGAGCGAGACGTAGACGCTGACGAAGATGGCGGCGCCGACCGACAGGGCGGCCAGCGCGTCCTCGGAATAGCGGCCGGCCACGATGGTGTCGGTCACGCCGAAGGCCATCACGGCCAGCTGGCCGACCAGCACCGTGCCCGCGTGGCGGGCGATCAGTCCGCGTTCGCCCCTCACCGCGGCGCGATCTTCTCGTACAGCAGCAGGTCGTCGGAGGGACTGCTGGGGCGGCGCAGGGTCCCCGCGAAGCGCCATTGGTCGAGCGAGATGATGGTGTGCAGCCGCTCGATGGTCTCGGGGGCCACCAGCAGCCACGGGCAGTCGGTGCCCAGCAGCAGCGGCTGCAGGTCGAAGCGGCCGTGGTACTGCAGCGCCGCGATGTGGGCGCGGCTCAACGCCAGCTCGGCCACGCACTTGGGATGGCCCACGCGCTCGGTCACGGCGCGCACCTGCGGCGCGTAGCTGCGCGCGTAGTCGATCGGCGGCAGCCACAGCGTCATCAGCAGCATCCAGCACAGCGCGGTACCGCCAGCCGGCAGCACCAGCGTCTTCCAGAGCGCCGCGCGGTGGCGGCCGGTGCGCCAGCGCACCAGCCAGCACCAGGCGATGGTGGCGGCGAGCGCGAGCACGAAGGCGATCGGCGAGAACTCGGGCACGAAGCCCGGCACCAGCCGCGCCACGCTGGCCGCGGGCTTGGGCGGGTAGCCGGTCTGCATCGCGATCCAGTAGATCCAGCCCAGCAGCGCCAGGCCGCTGAAGAAGAGCAGGGTGAACCAGTCGACCAGCGCCGCCACGCTGCGCCGGAAGGTCGGCAGCGCGAAGGCCGCGAGCGTGGCCATCGCGGGCAGCGCCAGCATCAGCGAGCGGTCGGAGTAGTCGGTGGTCCAGGTGGCGGCCAGCGGCACCAGCGCGAACCAGAACGGCAGCGCCACGTGGCGCGCCGCGAGCTGGCGGCGCCAGCGCCACAGCGTCCACAGCGCGAGCGGCCAGGCCGGCCAGGTGAACCACAGCAGCAGCCGGGCCTGGCTGCGGATGTCGCTCGCGATCGAGGTGCCGGGATGGGCGCCGGGCAGGTCGATCTTCCATTGCAGCAGGCCGAGGCCGATCGCGAGCGCCGCGGCCAGCAGCGTCACGCCGGCCATGGTGAACAGCGCACCGCGCGTGTAGCCCGGGCCTTCGTCCTCGCCCATGCCCGACCAGCCGGTGCTCGCGGGCTCGGCGGCGCGGCGCATGCGGCGGCGCTCGTAGGCGATGAACAGCACGCTGCCGGTGGCCAGCGCCAGGCCGACGGTGGGGCCGCCGCTGAGCGTCATGCCCAGCGTGCCGACCACCAGCGCGATGACCGGCCCGGCGCGCCGGTAGGGCAGGGCCGCCACGCCGTAGAACAGGTGCGAGGCGAAGTAGAGCTGTGCCAGCGCGGGCGTGGTTTCATGGCCGAGCTGGGCCAGGCCCAGGCAGGCGATCAGCGCGAGCAGGGCGCCGTCGGCCATGGCGCGCGCGTAGTCGGTCGGCCGCGCCTCGCCGCCGAAGGCGAAGGCCACGGGCTGGGCGCGCGCGGTGCGCGCCAGGTAATAGACCGCGTACCAGGTCGCGGTGAAGGTGCCCCACAGCAGCAGCGCGAACACGATGCGCACCGCGAAGTCGGGATGCAGCCAGGCGGGCGCGATCTTGATCGCCAGCGCGCCGATCCAGTACGGCACCAGCGCGGGCGTTTCGGGCGCGATGCCCAGCAGCCGCGGATCGAACCAGCGCGCGATGCCCTCGGTGCTGCGCGCCAGCTCGGCCATGTAGCCGAAGGCCGTGATGTCGGCGCTCTTCCAGGGTCCCCGGCCGACCAGACCCGGCAGCAGGTAGGCGGCGCACAGCAGCAGCAGCGCGATGCGCGGCAGCCGGCGCACGGCATTCTGGGCAACGATCGCGGGCGTGGGCTGGTTCAAAGGGCGATGGACGGCGGCGGGTGGGGGAAAGAAAAAGGGCAGCGCGGTAAACCGGGCTGCCCTCGACGCCAGGCCTGAGCCTGGGTGCGTGCCTTACTTGGAGGCAGCGGCGCCGGTCGTCTTGCCGAAGCGGTTGCGGAACTTCTCGACGCGACCGCCCATGTTGTCGACCGACTTCTGGGTGCCGGTGTAGAACGGGTGCGATTCGCTGGTGGTGTCCAGCTTGAACAGGGGCAGCTCGCGGCCGTCGTCCGCCTTGGCGGTTTCCTTCGTGTTCACGCAGGAACGGGTCACGAACTTGAAGCCGTTCGACATGTCGACGAACAGGACTTCGCGGTAATTCGGGTGGATGCCTTCTTTTGCCATGGTCTTTCCTTGGGGGTCGATGCGAGAGCCACTGGCGGGCAGGACGCCGGCCGCACTTTTCGCGAAGCCGCCGATTATCGCATACTGGGCCGATGGCGGCCACTTCGGCCCGTCCCCAGCGAAACCAGCCCTCCCATGACCTCCAGAACCCTGCGCGCCGGCCTCGTCGGCTACGGCTTCGCCGGCCAGACCTTCCATGCCCCCGTGCTCTCGGCCGTGCCCGGGCTCGAACTGGCGGCCGTGGCCAGTTCCCAGCCGCACAAGGTGCATGCCGACTGGCCCGGCGTGGCCGTGGTGCCCGACACGGCGGCGCTGGTCGCGCGGCCGGACATCGACCTCGTCGTGGTCGCCACGCCGAATGCCCAGCACCATCCGGTCGCGAAAGCGGCGTTGCTGGCCGGCAAGCACGTGGTGGTCGACAAGCCCTTCACGCTCGATGCCGCCGAGGCGCGCGAGCTCCAGTCGTTGTCCGAGCGCAACAAGCTGGTGCTCGCGGTCTACCAGAACCGCCGTTTCGACGCCGATTTCCTGACCCTGAAGGAACTGCTGGCCAGCGGCGAGCTGGGCCGCCCGGTCTATTTCGAGTCGCATTTCGACCGCTACCGGCCCGAGGTGCGCGAGCGCTGGCGCGAGCAGAAGGTGCCGGGCGCGGGCATCTGGGTCGACCTGGGCGCGCACCTGGTCGACCAGGCGGTGCAACTGTTCGGCATGCCCGACACCCTGCAGCTCGACACCGCCGTGCTGCGCGACGGTGCCCAGGTCGAGGACTACTTCCACGCGGTGCTGCGCTACGAGTCGGGGCCGCGTGCGCCGCTGCGCGTGGTGCTGCACTCGACCACGCTCGCGGCCCACGCCGCGCCGCGCTACCTCGTGCACGGCACGCGCGGCAGCTACGTCAAGCACGGCGTCGATCCGCAGGAGGATGCGCTGCGCGCCGGCCGGCGGCCGCCGATGGCGGGGTGGGGCGCCGATCCGCTCGATGGCGAACTCGTGCTGCCCGCGGCCGACGGCATGGTGGCGAAGCGCGCCCGGCCCACGCGCGCGGGCGACTATGTCGCCTACTACGCGGCCGTGCGCGACGCGATCCTCGGCCAGGGCCCGAATCCCGTGCCGCCCGCGCAGGCGGTGGCGCTGATGGAACTGCTCGATCTCGGCCGGCGCAGCGCCGAGGAAGGCCGCGCGCTGCCGGTCGCGCGCCCATGAAAAAAGCGCGCTGCATCTTGCGATGCAACGCGCTTCTTGGGAGGCGAGCTTCGGTCGAAGACCGGCTCAACCCCCGCGACGCATCATGTCGAAGAACTCGACATTGGTCTTCGTCGCCTTCATGTTCTTGAGCATCAGCTCCATCGACTCGATCTCGTCCATGTTGTACATGAGCTGGCGCAGGATGCGGGTCTTCTGCAGGATCTCGGGCGCGAGCAGCAGCTCCTCGCGGCGCGTGCCGCTGCGGTTGAGCTGGATCGAGGGGAACACGCGCTTCTCGTAGAGGCGGCGGTCGAGGTGGATTTCGGAGTTGCCGGTGCCCTTGAACTCTTCGAAGATCACTTCGTCCATGCGGCTGCCGGTGTCGATCAGCGCGGTGCCGATGATGGTCAGCGAGCCGCCTTCCTCGACATTGCGCGCCGCGCCCAGGAAGCGCTTGGGACGCTGCAGTGCGTTGGCATCGACACCGCCGGTCAGCACCTTGCCCGACGAGGGCACGACGTTGTTGTAGGCGCGTGCGAGACGCGTGATCGAGTCGAGCAGGATCACCACGTCCTTCTTGAGCTCGACCAGGCGCTTGGCGCGCTCGATCACCATTTCGGCCACGTGCACGTGGCGCGCGGCAGGCTCGTCGAAGGTGGAGGCGATGACCTCGCCCTTCACCGTGCGCTGCATTTCGGTCACTTCTTCGGGGCGCTCGTCGACGAGCAGCACCATCATGTGGACCTCGGGGTAGTTGGCGCTGATCGCGTGCGCGATGTGCTGCATCATCACCGTCTTGCCGCTCTTGGGCGGCGCCACGAGCAGGGCGCGCTGGCCCTTGCCGA is from Variovorax paradoxus and encodes:
- a CDS encoding MATE family efflux transporter, translated to MRGERGLIARHAGTVLVGQLAVMAFGVTDTIVAGRYSEDALAALSVGAAIFVSVYVSLMGVLQALLPVWAELHGGGRGAEVGRSVRQSLYLAGLAIVVGMALLLLPGPALQWTQVPPAMRGEVEAYLMVLAFGLAPALLFRLFSTLSQSLGKPQLVTWLQLGSLAIKLPLSVWFTFGGAGLPAMGLVGCGWATLVVNWAMLGCAVWLLRTSPFYRGYRLWQSIEKPDWAQIGQFARLGVPAGLAVLVEVTSFTLMALFIARLGTTAAAAHQIAANLLAVAYMVPLSLAIATSARVSFWLGAGDPVLARRACRTGFELTVLCALLFALAMWGLRFQLAAVYSDKPAVIALAGALLLVVALYHFADALQTLCVFVLRCYRVTLAPLAIYCTLLWVVGLGGSYLLAYRGLGPWPAMQSPLAFWIMGAAALAVTALLFGALLRWTMAHRVRG
- the pstA gene encoding phosphate ABC transporter permease PstA, whose amino-acid sequence is MSTSQSLINAKTLAETRQARFASRNRVNKIALTLSLAAMVFGVFWLVWILWETLRLGIGGLSIAAFTEMTPPPNEAGGILNAIFGSFVMVLLATFVGTPIGIMAGIYLAEYNPKGMLSSVTRFVNDILLSAPSIVIGLFVYAVVVAYFKNFSGLAGALSLALIVIPVVIRTTENMLQLVPPGLREAAYALGTPKWKVILSITLRAARAGVVTGILLAVARIAGETAPLLFTALNNQFWTADVTQPMASLPVTIFKFAMSPYENWQQLAWAGVFLITVAVLALNILARVLTRSKH
- the phoU gene encoding phosphate signaling complex protein PhoU — protein: MTEKHLSSQFDSELNGVSSRVMELGGMVESQIHQAIYALLQFDSDAADRVMETEHRVNAMEIEIDRELSSIIARRQPTARDLRLLIAISKTTANLERVGDEANKIARMVKSIIESGASRMLPTTELRIAADLASNLLRTALDAFARLDTAAALSILKDDDLIDKEFDGFVRKLVTYMMEDPRTISASLDLLFLAKAIERIGDHAKNIAEFIIYIVKGADVRHTSMQEIESALQ
- a CDS encoding oxidoreductase, with the translated sequence MTSRTLRAGLVGYGFAGQTFHAPVLSAVPGLELAAVASSQPHKVHADWPGVAVVPDTAALVARPDIDLVVVATPNAQHHPVAKAALLAGKHVVVDKPFTLDAAEARELQSLSERNKLVLAVYQNRRFDADFLTLKELLASGELGRPVYFESHFDRYRPEVRERWREQKVPGAGIWVDLGAHLVDQAVQLFGMPDTLQLDTAVLRDGAQVEDYFHAVLRYESGPRAPLRVVLHSTTLAAHAAPRYLVHGTRGSYVKHGVDPQEDALRAGRRPPMAGWGADPLDGELVLPAADGMVAKRARPTRAGDYVAYYAAVRDAILGQGPNPVPPAQAVALMELLDLGRRSAEEGRALPVARP
- a CDS encoding type B 50S ribosomal protein L31, whose amino-acid sequence is MAKEGIHPNYREVLFVDMSNGFKFVTRSCVNTKETAKADDGRELPLFKLDTTSESHPFYTGTQKSVDNMGGRVEKFRNRFGKTTGAAASK
- the rho gene encoding transcription termination factor Rho encodes the protein MHLNELKALHVSEVLKQAEALEIENVGRMRKQELMFAIIKKRAKAGEQVFADGVLEILPDGFGFLRSPDTSFTASTDDIYISPSQVRRFNLHTGDMIEGEVRIPKDGERYFALTKLDAVNGGPPEQNKHKVMFENLTPLFPKEQMRLERDGIKGEENITGRVIDIIAPIGKGQRALLVAPPKSGKTVMMQHIAHAISANYPEVHMMVLLVDERPEEVTEMQRTVKGEVIASTFDEPAARHVHVAEMVIERAKRLVELKKDVVILLDSITRLARAYNNVVPSSGKVLTGGVDANALQRPKRFLGAARNVEEGGSLTIIGTALIDTGSRMDEVIFEEFKGTGNSEIHLDRRLYEKRVFPSIQLNRSGTRREELLLAPEILQKTRILRQLMYNMDEIESMELMLKNMKATKTNVEFFDMMRRGG
- the phoR gene encoding phosphate regulon sensor histidine kinase PhoR codes for the protein MPFRIATFLIASLLGGAGVTAFFGWKLGWLGAWAGAVVWLGFDAWRAKRLLLILRNDAVGLPSRGVGMWGELAERIRKLLRDREQQIRQAEDRLHEFLAAIQASPNGVVLLDEQGRIEWCNQTAAAQFGIDAERDLLQHLANLVRDPAFVAYLASWNYSRDVVIDGHGLGAQRSHPVRLSVQVHPYAGNRRMLLTRDITALEQAEAMRRDFVANVSHEIRTPLTVLAGFVETLQNLPLDADERARYLGLMGQQSHRMETLVNDLLTLSRLEGSAAPGGTQWTRIRALLAQCEDEGRGLSGRLSPQLGHKLSFAIDADSEVSGAATELQSAMSNLLSNAIRYTPGGGEVAVSWRVLPDGRGEYAVKDTGPGIAAEHIPRLTERFYRIDRSRSRETGGTGLGLAIVKHIAQRHGAELRIESTVGKGSRFALLFPATRVREARVMARQPA
- the pstB gene encoding phosphate ABC transporter ATP-binding protein PstB is translated as MAPITAPTVAASPAKISVKNLNFYYGKFHALKGINLEIPENKVTAFIGPSGCGKSTLLRTFNRMFELYPEQRAEGAIELDGENLLTSKQDVALIRAKVGMVFQKPTPFPMSIYDNIAFGVKLFENLSASDMDDRVEWALKKAALWTEVRDKLQQSGSGLSGGQQQRLCIARGIAIKPEVLLLDEPCSALDPISTAKIEELIAELKNEYTVVIVTHNMQQAARCSDYTAYMYLGDLIEFGATEQMFFKPQRKETEDYITGRFG
- the phoB gene encoding phosphate regulon transcriptional regulator PhoB, with the protein product MKKPRVLIVEDESSIAELIAVNLRHNGFEPIWSEDGAAAQREIDAFLPDLILLDWMLPGQSGLQLARQWRKDPRTKAVPILMLTARGDEPDKVAGLDAGADDYITKPFSTQEMLARIRAVLRRRAPEVVTERVEIGELALDTATHRVTWQGNALKVGPTEFKLLAYLMQHAERVHSRAQLLDKVWGDHVYIEERTVDVHVKRLRESLGAASPMVETVRGAGYRLTAQATV